Sequence from the Candidatus Accumulibacter similis genome:
CTGCGCCTGCACCTGCCGGACGCAGCCGCCACCGCGCGCGTCGGCGGTGCCCTGGCGCCGTTGCTCAAGCCGGGAATGGTCGTTGCGCTGGACGGCGACCTCGGCGCCGGCAAGACCACCCTGGTGCGCGCGTTGCTGCGCGCCTGCGGCCACCGCGGTCCCGTCAAAAGCCCTACGTATGCGCTGGTTGAAATTTATGTGATTTCGAGGATATACTTCTATCACTTTGATTTCTATCGTTTCAACTTTCCGGAAGAGTTTCTGGATGCTGGGCTTGGCGAGTATTTCCGCGACGATGCCGTTTGCCTGGTCGAATGGCCGCAGAATGCGGCCGGGTACATGCCCACGGCAGACCTCGTGTTGCGCCTGCACTTCGCGCAGCGGGCAAGGGAACTGGAGATCGTCGCCGGCAGCGAGGAGGGTCGAGAATGTCTGATGGCGCTGAGGAGCGGCTGGTCGCCCGCCGCCGGCTGATCAAGTTTACCGGGGCGTCACTGCTGTTGACGGTGAGCCCGCTGTCGCAGGCGGCGTCCGGCCGCGCGGCCAGCATCATGGCGGTGCGCGTCTGGCCGGCAGCCGACTACACCCGGGTGACGATCGAGCACAGCGCGCCGCTGAAATACACCCATTTCCTGGTCAGGGATCCCGATCGTCTGGTGGTGGACCTCGAGGGCGTCGAGTTCAACGGCGTCCTCGACGGGCTGGCGGGCAAGGTCGCCGCCGATGACCCCAACATCCGCCTGCTGCGCGCCGGGCGTCACAAGCCGGGCGTCGTTCGCGTGGTGATGGAACTCAAGGGAGAGGCCAACCCGCAGGTCTTCGAGCTGTCGCCAGTCGGCAGCTACGGGCACCGGCTGGTGCTCGATGTCTATCCGTTGAATCCACCCGATCCGCTGCTCTCGTTGCTCGACCGCAGCGAGGCGTCGCCGGCGATGGTCGAGAGCAGGACCGCCAGCCGGCCGGAAAGCCGCAGCGAGGCGCGGGTTGAGGCCGTGGCCGAGAACCGGCGAGCATTGAAGAGTGAGCAGGCGCCCGCCGAACAGAAGACAGCAGGCAGGAGTCAGGGCCGGCCGGTGGTCGATCGCCTGGTGACCATCACCCTCGATCCCGGGCACGGCGGCGAGGATCCGGGCGCAGTCGGCAGCGGTGGCAGCTACGAGAAGAACGTGACGCTGGCCGTTGCACGGCGGCTGAAGGCGAAGATCGAGGCAGAGCCGAACATGCGCGCGGTCCTCACCCGTGACGCCGACTACTTGGTGCCGCTGCAGGCGCGCGTGCAGAAGGCGCGCCGGATCCAGTCGGACCTTTTCGTCTCGATCCATGCCGACGCGTTCGTCCGGCCGGATGCCAACGGTTCGTCGGTCTTCGTCCTCTCGGAGAGCGGCGCCTCGAGTTCGGCCGCGCGTTATCTGGCACAGAAGGAAAACGCCGCCGACCTGATCGGCGGGGTGAACATCGATGTCAAGGATCCAGTGCTGGCGCGGACGCTGCTCGACCTCTCGCAGACGGCGACGATCAACGACAGTCTCAAGCTCGGCAAGGCCGTGCTCGGTGAGATCGGCGGCATCAACCGCCTGCACAAGGCGAACGTCGAGCAGGCGGGATTTGCCGTCCTCAAGGCGCCCGACATCCCGTCGATCCTGATCGAGACGGCGTTCATCTCGAACCCCGAGGAGGAGAAGAAGCTGAACGACGACGCCTATCAGGACAGGATGGCCGAGGCGATCCTCTCGGGGATCCGCAAGTATTTTGCCAAGAACCCGCCGCTGGCCAAGTCGAGGCTGGCGAGGCTCGACTGACGCGGCGGTGCGCAGGCTGCGGCGCCGGTCGCCAAGGGGCGGTTCGTGCCAGCAGACAGGAACAAGGGGTTCCAAAAGCCCGCAGGCACTGCTAGAATCGCGCTCCTGCATGGGTGGTAGCCATCGCCGTGCCGCTGTAGCTCAGTCGGTAGAGCAGCGCATTCGTAATGCGTAGGTCCCCAGTTCGATTCCGGGCAGCGGCACCACAAAGAATCAAGCACTTGGCCTCGGTCGCAAGCCGGGGCTTTTTTGCGGGGTTACGCCGGGGTTACATTTGCCGTTTTTGCTTCGTGGTTTTGCCCGCCGTACCGGATCCCGTTTCCGGCCCAGTTGGCGCTTCTTGACCGCCACCGCCAGCAGCATCGCGTTGCCCTTGACGACCCTTCGCCGTTACGCAGTAGCGCCTGGCGCCGGGTGCCCGTGGCTTGACCAGGGGCGCAAGACCCTTGCAATCCGCATTGGTACCGCCGTCGAGGGACTTCATTACGCAACGAGGTTTAGCTGCGGCGGATGCACCAGCGGTTGGCCTCGTCGCTTTCGGCGCGGCAGATGGACGCAAACGCAATTCGTTGGGGAAGCACTGATTCGATAGCCCCCGTGGACGATGCCCTTGGTATGATCTGCACGTCGCCGCTGATGGGATTGTGACGCCTATGGCGGCAAGGCATGGGCACCGAAGCGCGGGGTTCGAGACGGATCGAAGAGGAGGAGCGGTATGGGCGTATCAGTCGTCACAGGTGCCAATCGTGGAATCGGCCTTGAGTTCGCGCGACAGCTCAAGGCACGCGGAGCGAGCGTGGTTGCGGTCTGTCGCCAGCACTCGCCGGGGCTTGACGCGCTCGGGGTGCGCGTCGAAAGTCCGATCAACCTGACCGACCCTCTGGCGTGGCCCAAGCTCGCCGAACGGCTCGCACACGACGAGATTGACCTCCTGATTCACAACGCAGGATTGCTCGTTGCCGACTCCCTCGAAGAGGTCGCTGCCGACCAAGTTCGCGCGCAGTTCGAAGTGAACGCCATGGCGCCACTCTTTCTCACGAGGGCCCTCTCGTCCCGCCTGCATCCGGGCTCGAAGGTCGCGCTCATCACCAGTCGCATGGGCTCCATGGGCGACAACACCTCCGGAGCATGCTATGGCTACCGTATGAGCAAGGCTGCGCTCAATGCGGCCGGTGTCTCCCTCGCCCACGACCTCAAGCCGCGAGGGGTCGCTGTGGTCATCCTGCACCCAGGCTTTGTGCGCACCAAGATGACCGGCGGCCACGGCCAGATCGATCCGGACGAGTCCGTTCGCGGGCTCCTGCAGCGCATCGACGAACTCAAGATCGAGACCACTGGAAGATTCCTGCACCAGAATGGCGAAATCCTGCCGTGGTGAAGTAGTCCCCTGGTCCCACGGCGGTCATGGTCCGCTGACGGCCACAACCAGGCGGTGGAGGCTTTTCTCGAAAGGCGACGTTGACCGGGCCGTTCAGAGCGCAAGCAGCCATCCGACCGAGGATGTCGATTTCCTGGCCTGACCGACCGCTATGCCTCGGGAAGCCGCCGGTGAGTTAGGATGGCGTCGGTCGGCAGCCGGCCAGAAGCGGAAATTCGACACGTCGAAAGAGCTGCCATTTGAAGGACTGTTCCACTTCACAACCCGCCAGACGGCCTACGCGAACAACTCGGCTTAACCGACCATCGACCACGGTCAGTGCGTGCAGCCGGCTTGCTCTGCCAAACGGCCCTTCGAGACTGTCTATGGAGGCCGCTGCGATTCAGACCTAGAAGATTTCCCAACAGCAAACACGCTTGTCCCCCCCAATGCTTGGGGCCGAAAGGCAAGAAACCTGGGCTTTGCGAGGGCTTGCGCTTGGCAAGCTTCAATTGTTAACTGGAGGCTGGCCACGGCGCACATCTTGGCGAAGTCAAATTCTTTCTGAAGAAAGATCATGGAACCTACGAACAAGAACTCAAAAAGCAACCATCCCCCGGCAGAGCCGGGGGCTTTCCCGGTACGGGCAGCGTCCCTCGTCAGGATCGGCTAGGTCATCTCTATCCCCGCGAGTTTCGACATCGTCGGACCGCCGCCAGAATCCCGCGCAGGATCTCGATCGGCGGTGGCGGGCAGCCGGGCACGGCGACGTCGACCGGAATGACGTTGGCGACGCGTCCGCTGCTCGCGTAGCTCTCGCCGAAGAGTCCTCCGTCGCAACCGCAATCGCCGACGGCAACTACCAGCTTGGGCGCCGGCGTGGCCTCGTAGGTTCGGCGCAGGGCCTCCTCCATGTTCCGCGAAACCGGTCCGGTGACCAGCAGCATGTCGGCATGGCGCGGGCTGGCAACGAACTTGATGCCGAGCCCTTCAATGTTGTAGTAGGGGTTGTTCAGCGCGTTGATCTCGAGTTCGCAGCCGTTGCACGAACCGGCATCGACCTGCCGGATGGTCAGCGCCTGGCCGAGAATGGCAAGCAGTTGGTGCTGAATGCCCTCGCCTTCGACGCCCAGCGCGGCGCTGAACTCGGGCGCCGCTTCGCTGCGGATGCCCTGGCCTGCGATCTGTTTGAGGATGCGCCACATCAGAGGTCGTGCCCCGCGTAGCTGAGGTTGAAGGACTTGTTGATCAGCGGGAAGTCCGGAACGATATTGCCGATGACTGCGTGCTCGAGCACTGGCCAGTTCTGCCAGGAGGGGTCGTGGCAGTGGCAGCGACGGAGGCAGCTGGCGCCCTGCTCGCCGTCCCATTCAAGGGCGACAAAGACTTCGCCGCGCCAGCCTTCGACCCAACCTGCGCCAAGCGCAGTCGTCGCTGGCAACTGCAACTCGCAACGAATGCCGCTCCCACCCCAGGGTACACTGCCGCCGGCCCTCTCGCCCAGCTGCAACAGGATCGCGCGGATTAGGCGCAGCGATTCAAAGACCTCGTCGAAACGTACCGCAACCCGCGCAGCGACATCACCCTTGCTCTGAGTGGCAATCCGCACCGCGAGCTGGTCATAAGGCACCCATGGCCGGTCGCAACGCAGATCGGCGGCCTGGCCGCTGGCACGCCCCGCAAGACCGGTCAGCCCGAGACGGGCGGCGAGCTCCGGCAGCACCTGGCCGGTGGTCATGAAGCGATCCTGTAAGCCGGAATGTTCATCGTACACCTGGCGCAGAGTCTGCACTTCATGCGCGATGCTGTCGCACTGGTGTAGCAGGCGGTCGGCGATCGCGTGCTCGATGTCCGACGACACACCACCCGGGACGATGCAATCCATCATAAGGCGATGACCGAACGCTTCTTTCGAGAGACGAAGCCACTCTTCCCTGAGCCGCGAAAACTGGGCCAGTCCGAAGGCGAAGGCCGCGTCGTTGCCAAGCGCGCCCAGGTCACCAAGGTGATTGGCAATGCGCTCGCGTTCGAGCAGGAGCGCCCGCAGCCAGAGGGCGCGCACCGGGACCGCGCAGCCGGCGACCGACTCGAGCGCCATGCAGTACGCCCAGGCGTAAGCGACCGTCGAATCGCCCGAAACCCGCCCGGCCAGGCGATAGCCGTCGAGTGGTGGCAAGCCGGCGAAGCGCTGTTCGATCCCTTTGTGCTTGTAGCCGAGGCGCTGTTCGAGACGCAGCACTTTCTCGCCGACGACCGAAAAGCGAAAGTGCCCCGGCTCGATGATTCCCGCATGCACCGGGCCGACCGGGATCTCATGCACACCATCGCCTGCGACGCGAACAAAGGGATAGTCGGTGAGCTCTCCTGCTACCCCGGAAGCCTTTGCCGAAGTGTCGCGGCGCAGTGGAAGGTATGCCTCTGGCCAGCCGCCATGGGCTAGCCACGGCCGCTGATCGGTCGCACCTTCGGCCACCACACCAAGGAGGTCGGCCGCGGCACGCTGCATACGCCCGGCGCAGGAAAAGAATGGAGTCAGATCGGGGTAAGTGGCAGCCCGCTCGCTGAGCGGCAGATCAAGCCAGAGCAGCCCATCGCAAACCACATAGGCGACCGAGACGACCAGACTGCCCGCGGCGCCTTGCGTACGATCGGAGCCCCACAACGCAAGCAGCCGGCCACCCGTTGCCGCCACCCCGCGGGCGACCACTGTCCACGTCTCAGAGCGCACTGTTGCGCGCCAGATCGGCAGCGCGGCCGGCAGGCGTTCGCAATCGAGACCGAAGCCGTTGATCAGCATCGTTTCAGCCGCCAATCATCCTGGCCGCCTGGCGATACCAAGCGTCCAGATAGGGCGGGATGTACAGACCGAGCATGAGCCCGAGACCAAGATGGGCGAAGACCGGTACCAGCGCCGGCGGATGGCGCAGAGCCTTGACCGAGGTTTCGCCGAAAACCATTGGCTGCACCCGGCCGAAGACCGCGGCGAAGGCGACGCCGAGGGCCAGCAGCAGGACGGGCGTCGCCCACGGCTGGTCGCGCATGGCAGTGGTGAGGATCAGGAATTCACTGGCAAAGACGCCGAAGGGCGGCATACCGAGGATCGCCAGCGAGCCGAGCATCATGCCCCAACCGACCGTTGGGCTGACCTTGATCAGGCCGCGGATGTCGGCCATGCTCTGCGTCCCGGCCTTCTGCGTCGCATGGCCGACAGCAAAAAAAATCGCCGACTTGATCAACGAATGCACGGTCATGTGCAGCAGGCCGGCGTAGTTGGCGATCGGCCCGCCCATGCCGAAGGCGAAGGTGATTAGTCCCATGTGTTCGATCGACGAATAGGCGAACATTCGCTTGATATCCTTTTGGCGCGACAGGAAGAACGCCGCCACGACCACCGACAGCAGGCCGAAGCCCATCATCAGGTGACCCGCGAGCGGGCTTCCCAGCGCCCCGTCGGTCAGCACCTTGCAGCGTAGCAGGGCGTACACGGCTATGTTCAGCAGCAGACCCGAGAGTACCGCCGATACCGGCGTCGGCCCTTCGGCGTGCGCATCCGGCAACCAGTTGTGCATCGGTACCAGGCCGACCTTGGTACCATAGCCGATGAACAGGAAAGCGAAGGCCAGCGTAATGATGCCGGGATCGAGCAGCGCCTTGACCGTGTCGAGATTGGTCCACAACAGGGCGCCGCCCTCGGTGCCGATCACCTTCTCGGCGGCCATGTACAGCAGCACCGTGCCGAAGAGTGCCTGAGCGATGCCGACGCCGCAGAGGATGAAGTATTTCCACGCCGCTTCCAGGCTCGCCGCAGTCCGGTACACGCTCACCAGCAGGACGGTGGTCAGCGTCGCGGCTTCCATGGCCACCCACAGGATGCCCATGTTGTTGGTGGTGAGCGCCAGCAGCATCGTGAAACTGAACAACTGATACATGCTGTGGTAGACGCGCAGCCGCCGCGGCGTCATCTTGCCGTGGTCGCGCTCGATGCGCATGTAGGGCCGCGAGAAGATGGCGGTGGTGAGGCCGACGAAGCTGGTCAGTGTCACGAGAAACACGTTCAGCGGGTCGATGTAGAACTCGCGGTTCCAGGCAAACAGCGGCCCGTTTGAGATCACCTCAACAGTCAGCAGGCAAGTGGCGACAAAAGTCCCGAAGCTGAAGGCAACGTTGATCTCGCGTGCAGCCTCGCGTTGCCCGGTGAACACCAGCACCATGCTGCCGAAGAGCGGGATGCCGAGGACGAAGTACAGCGTAGTCAAATCAGTCCTCCCTGAGCTTTTCAAGGTGCCTGATGTCGAGACTGTCGAACTGTTCGCGAATATGGAACATGAACACGCCGAGAATCAGGATGCCGACGAGTACGTCGAGGGCGATGCCGAGTTCCACGACCATCGGCATCCCATGGGTGGCCGAGGTGGCGGCGAAAAACAGGCCATTTTCCATCGACAGGAAGCCGATGACCTGTGGCACTGCCTTCGAGCGGGTGATCATCATCAGGAACGAGAGCAGCACACAGGCGAGCGCAATACCGAGTGTGGCCCGGGCGACGCTGACCGACAGTTTGGAGATTGGCAGCGCTAGGTCGAAAGCGAAAATGACCAGCGCGATGCCGATAATCATGGTCGTGGGAATGTTGATCAGCGTCTCGATGTCCCAGCGCACGTCGAGACGAGCAATCACCCGATGCAGGAGCAAGGGAATCAGGATGACCTTGAGCACCAGGGTAATGCCGGCCGACAGGTACAGATGCGGCTGCTGCGTGGCGTAGCCGACGACCAACGTTGCCGCGACCAGCGCGACGCCCTGCGCGGTGAACAGGTGAATCAGCGACAGAATCCGCCGCTGCGAGATCATCGCAAATGCCAGCATCAAGAGGATCGAGGCCAGGAGATTGATCAGTTGGCCGACCAGTTCCGTCATGGCGCTCATGTCAGGCGCGCACCAGGATATGGACCAGCATGCCGATCACCGCCAGCAGGAAAGCCGTCGCGAGAAATTCGGGCACGCGAAAGATGCGCATCTTGGCACTGAGCGTCTCGAGCACGGCGAGCAGCCCGCCGCCGATCGCCAGCTTCAGGAGCAGCACCGGAATCGCCAGCAGCAGCGCCACCGGCGCCTGCGCCTCGGCGATTCCCCACGGGAAGAACAGCGCCAGGCCAATGCACGAATAGGCAAAGAGCTTCAGATTGGCGGCCCACTCGAGCAGGGCCAGGTGGCGGCCCGAATACTCGAGGATCAGTGCCTCGTGGATCATCGTCAGCTCGAGGTGGGTGGTCGGGTTGTCCACCGGCACACGCGCATTTTCGGCCAGCGAGACCATCGTGAAGGCGACCCCGGCAAAGGCCAGGCTTGGGTAGATGGTCAGCTCGCGATGCGCCAGCGTTTCGACGATCGTCGTCAGCGAGGTCGACTTCGAGATCAGCGAGGCCGAGAAGAGCACCATCAGGAGCGCCGGTTCGGCGAGAAAGCCGATCAGCATCTCGCGCCGAGCACCGAGCGTGCCGAACGAGGTGCCGACATCCATCGCCGCCAGCGAAATGAACACCCGGGCAAACGCGAGCAGGCCAACCAGGGCAATGGCGTCGGCCGCCGGCGACAGCGGCAGGTCGGTGGAGAGCGTCGGAATGATCGCGCAAGCCAGCGCCATGCAGCCGAAAACGATGTAAGGCGCTCCGCGAAACAGTGGTGACGCGTGCTCGGCAAGCACCGATTCCTTGTTGAACAGCTTGTGCAACATCCTGTATGGCTGCAGCACGCCTGGTGCTGACTTGTTCTGCAGCCAGGCACGGCACTGATTGACCCAACCCCCGAGCAAGGGGGCCAGCAGCAGCGCCATGACGATTTCGAGCAGTTGTGAGAAAACACCTAGCCAGGTCATTGCTTCACCACTACCAGTACCGCAATAAGCGTCACGAAACTGTAGAGGAGATAGACGGAAATCCGCCCCTGCTGGAGCAGGCCGATCAAGCTGGCCAGACGCTCGATCGCGCGCGCCAGCGGCAGGTAGAGCCAGTGCCAGAAGTGGTCAGCAACGCTCACCCGATAGCGGGGCTCGGCGTCGAACGGCGTCGGCAACTCACGTTCCATCCGGAAAAAGGGTTCGAAAATCTGCCGAATCGGTTGTCCAAAGCCCTCGGCTGTATCCTGCATGCGCGCGTTCTGCCACGGGTAGCCACAATCCCAGGGCGCGGCACGGCGCAGGCGGCCGTGGTAAAGCACACGCACCAGCAGGAAGGCGAGCGCGAAACTGGCAGCCACGCCCAGCAGGAAGATCGCCGGGCCGTAGCTCGCGCGTTCGATCGCCACCGGTACCAGGAGCCAGCCGCTGTCGTCGACGGTCTCGCCAAGACCCGTGCCGACCAGTGCCTTGGTCACCGGATCGATCAAGGCAATGAACTGGACGGGAAACAGCCCGAGCGCGAGGCAGCCGCCGACCAGCCAGCCCATGCCAAGCCGCTCCCAGCCGCCTGCGTCACGGGCCTGCACAAGCTTCTCCTCGCGCGGCTGGCCGAGGAAGATGACGCCGAAGAACTTGACCATCGTATAGCCGGCAAGCGCCCCGACCAAGGCAATTAGCGCCGCCACCACCGGGATCAGCATGTCGAGCACGGAACTCGGCAAACCGGGAGCGAAGAGAAAGCTTTGCAGCAGCAACCACTCGGAAACGAAGCCACCGAGCGGCGGCAGACCGGCACTCGCCAACACGCCAACCAGTGTCACCCAGGCCACCCAGGGCATGCTGCGGATCAAGCCACCGAGCTTCCCGAGGTTGCGCTCGCCGGTGGCGTGCAGCACCGCACCGGTGCCGACAAAGAGCAGGCTCTTGAAGAACGCATGGCTCGCCACATGATAGAGGACCGCCGTCAAGGCCAACGCCGCCATCGGCTGCATGCCGTAGGTGGAGAACAGCACCGTCAGGCCGATGCCTGCGAACAGCAGTCCAATGTTCTCGATCGACGAGTAGGCCAGCAGGCGCTTCATATCGACCTGCACGGCGGCGAACACGACACCGAATAGTGCGGTCGCCAGACCAACCGCCAGCAGCAACAAACCCCACCACCAGAGCGGCGTGTGCAGCAAGTCGAAAAAAACGCGCAGCACGCCGTAGATGGCGGTCTTCAGCATGACGCCGCTCATCAGCGCGGAGACCGGCGAGGGGGCGGCCGGATGGGCTTCGGGAAGCCAAACGTGCAACGGCACGATGCCGGCCTTGGCCCCGAAACCGAACAAGGCGAGCAGGAACGCGACTGACGCCCAGAACGGGGACAGTTTCTGGGCACGCATGTTCGCGAAGGTGTAATCGCCGGTATTCGCCTGCAGGACACCGAAGCACAACAGAATTCCGATGGCACCAATATGCGCTACCAGCAGATAGAGGTAGCCGGCACGCTGGATCTCGACGATTCGATGATTGGCGGTAACGAGGAAGAACGATGACAAGGCCATCGTCTCCCAC
This genomic interval carries:
- the tsaE gene encoding tRNA (adenosine(37)-N6)-threonylcarbamoyltransferase complex ATPase subunit type 1 TsaE, which gives rise to MHSPDDNQSALRLHLPDAAATARVGGALAPLLKPGMVVALDGDLGAGKTTLVRALLRACGHRGPVKSPTYALVEIYVISRIYFYHFDFYRFNFPEEFLDAGLGEYFRDDAVCLVEWPQNAAGYMPTADLVLRLHFAQRARELEIVAGSEEGRECLMALRSGWSPAAG
- a CDS encoding NADH-quinone oxidoreductase subunit H: MTWLGVFSQLLEIVMALLLAPLLGGWVNQCRAWLQNKSAPGVLQPYRMLHKLFNKESVLAEHASPLFRGAPYIVFGCMALACAIIPTLSTDLPLSPAADAIALVGLLAFARVFISLAAMDVGTSFGTLGARREMLIGFLAEPALLMVLFSASLISKSTSLTTIVETLAHRELTIYPSLAFAGVAFTMVSLAENARVPVDNPTTHLELTMIHEALILEYSGRHLALLEWAANLKLFAYSCIGLALFFPWGIAEAQAPVALLLAIPVLLLKLAIGGGLLAVLETLSAKMRIFRVPEFLATAFLLAVIGMLVHILVRA
- a CDS encoding SDR family oxidoreductase, which codes for MGVSVVTGANRGIGLEFARQLKARGASVVAVCRQHSPGLDALGVRVESPINLTDPLAWPKLAERLAHDEIDLLIHNAGLLVADSLEEVAADQVRAQFEVNAMAPLFLTRALSSRLHPGSKVALITSRMGSMGDNTSGACYGYRMSKAALNAAGVSLAHDLKPRGVAVVILHPGFVRTKMTGGHGQIDPDESVRGLLQRIDELKIETTGRFLHQNGEILPW
- the hyfB gene encoding hydrogenase 4 subunit B, whose product is MTHGGLVDPTRWLHLDWILLVIVAWLLIGVAGVFALRRLTLVARVLFPAGGAFGLLLFGVALNSVWSSPAVAVLPIGLPSLPFHFRLDSLSAFFLLIIGGVSAGVSAFAAGYFRKGEGTPPGLLALEYHVFLASMALVVLADDAYAFMVMWETMALSSFFLVTANHRIVEIQRAGYLYLLVAHIGAIGILLCFGVLQANTGDYTFANMRAQKLSPFWASVAFLLALFGFGAKAGIVPLHVWLPEAHPAAPSPVSALMSGVMLKTAIYGVLRVFFDLLHTPLWWWGLLLLAVGLATALFGVVFAAVQVDMKRLLAYSSIENIGLLFAGIGLTVLFSTYGMQPMAALALTAVLYHVASHAFFKSLLFVGTGAVLHATGERNLGKLGGLIRSMPWVAWVTLVGVLASAGLPPLGGFVSEWLLLQSFLFAPGLPSSVLDMLIPVVAALIALVGALAGYTMVKFFGVIFLGQPREEKLVQARDAGGWERLGMGWLVGGCLALGLFPVQFIALIDPVTKALVGTGLGETVDDSGWLLVPVAIERASYGPAIFLLGVAASFALAFLLVRVLYHGRLRRAAPWDCGYPWQNARMQDTAEGFGQPIRQIFEPFFRMERELPTPFDAEPRYRVSVADHFWHWLYLPLARAIERLASLIGLLQQGRISVYLLYSFVTLIAVLVVVKQ
- a CDS encoding formate hydrogenlyase; translation: MWRILKQIAGQGIRSEAAPEFSAALGVEGEGIQHQLLAILGQALTIRQVDAGSCNGCELEINALNNPYYNIEGLGIKFVASPRHADMLLVTGPVSRNMEEALRRTYEATPAPKLVVAVGDCGCDGGLFGESYASSGRVANVIPVDVAVPGCPPPPIEILRGILAAVRRCRNSRG
- a CDS encoding NADH-quinone oxidoreductase subunit C, with amino-acid sequence MLINGFGLDCERLPAALPIWRATVRSETWTVVARGVAATGGRLLALWGSDRTQGAAGSLVVSVAYVVCDGLLWLDLPLSERAATYPDLTPFFSCAGRMQRAAADLLGVVAEGATDQRPWLAHGGWPEAYLPLRRDTSAKASGVAGELTDYPFVRVAGDGVHEIPVGPVHAGIIEPGHFRFSVVGEKVLRLEQRLGYKHKGIEQRFAGLPPLDGYRLAGRVSGDSTVAYAWAYCMALESVAGCAVPVRALWLRALLLERERIANHLGDLGALGNDAAFAFGLAQFSRLREEWLRLSKEAFGHRLMMDCIVPGGVSSDIEHAIADRLLHQCDSIAHEVQTLRQVYDEHSGLQDRFMTTGQVLPELAARLGLTGLAGRASGQAADLRCDRPWVPYDQLAVRIATQSKGDVAARVAVRFDEVFESLRLIRAILLQLGERAGGSVPWGGSGIRCELQLPATTALGAGWVEGWRGEVFVALEWDGEQGASCLRRCHCHDPSWQNWPVLEHAVIGNIVPDFPLINKSFNLSYAGHDL
- a CDS encoding hydrogenase 4 subunit F — protein: MTTLYFVLGIPLFGSMVLVFTGQREAAREINVAFSFGTFVATCLLTVEVISNGPLFAWNREFYIDPLNVFLVTLTSFVGLTTAIFSRPYMRIERDHGKMTPRRLRVYHSMYQLFSFTMLLALTTNNMGILWVAMEAATLTTVLLVSVYRTAASLEAAWKYFILCGVGIAQALFGTVLLYMAAEKVIGTEGGALLWTNLDTVKALLDPGIITLAFAFLFIGYGTKVGLVPMHNWLPDAHAEGPTPVSAVLSGLLLNIAVYALLRCKVLTDGALGSPLAGHLMMGFGLLSVVVAAFFLSRQKDIKRMFAYSSIEHMGLITFAFGMGGPIANYAGLLHMTVHSLIKSAIFFAVGHATQKAGTQSMADIRGLIKVSPTVGWGMMLGSLAILGMPPFGVFASEFLILTTAMRDQPWATPVLLLALGVAFAAVFGRVQPMVFGETSVKALRHPPALVPVFAHLGLGLMLGLYIPPYLDAWYRQAARMIGG
- a CDS encoding formate hydrogenlyase: MTELVGQLINLLASILLMLAFAMISQRRILSLIHLFTAQGVALVAATLVVGYATQQPHLYLSAGITLVLKVILIPLLLHRVIARLDVRWDIETLINIPTTMIIGIALVIFAFDLALPISKLSVSVARATLGIALACVLLSFLMMITRSKAVPQVIGFLSMENGLFFAATSATHGMPMVVELGIALDVLVGILILGVFMFHIREQFDSLDIRHLEKLRED
- a CDS encoding N-acetylmuramoyl-L-alanine amidase, whose protein sequence is MSDGAEERLVARRRLIKFTGASLLLTVSPLSQAASGRAASIMAVRVWPAADYTRVTIEHSAPLKYTHFLVRDPDRLVVDLEGVEFNGVLDGLAGKVAADDPNIRLLRAGRHKPGVVRVVMELKGEANPQVFELSPVGSYGHRLVLDVYPLNPPDPLLSLLDRSEASPAMVESRTASRPESRSEARVEAVAENRRALKSEQAPAEQKTAGRSQGRPVVDRLVTITLDPGHGGEDPGAVGSGGSYEKNVTLAVARRLKAKIEAEPNMRAVLTRDADYLVPLQARVQKARRIQSDLFVSIHADAFVRPDANGSSVFVLSESGASSSAARYLAQKENAADLIGGVNIDVKDPVLARTLLDLSQTATINDSLKLGKAVLGEIGGINRLHKANVEQAGFAVLKAPDIPSILIETAFISNPEEEKKLNDDAYQDRMAEAILSGIRKYFAKNPPLAKSRLARLD